A single Deinococcus betulae DNA region contains:
- a CDS encoding SAM-dependent methyltransferase, which yields MSNPLPTRHELLRAPQFPRSQAYDPAWIVQHEMGPHALWLTEWLCEVMTLRPGMRVLDLACGQALSSIFLAREFGVQVWATDLWISATDNAERIRGAALQDQVFPIHADARHLPFADEFFDAILCIDAFEYFGTDASFLPSLIRYLKPGHQVGIVNAGVQTELDELPGEWPPDFAAFHTPAWWRRHWTMSRTVQVERAEQMPGGRALWMQWNEAVGSENSYLTTEAGAHLGFHRVVARRTG from the coding sequence GTGTCCAATCCGCTGCCGACTCGCCATGAGCTGCTCCGCGCTCCCCAGTTTCCCAGGTCGCAGGCCTACGATCCGGCGTGGATTGTTCAGCACGAAATGGGTCCCCACGCCCTCTGGCTTACGGAATGGCTGTGTGAAGTCATGACCCTGCGGCCGGGCATGCGGGTGCTTGACTTGGCCTGCGGCCAGGCCCTAAGTTCCATCTTTCTTGCACGCGAATTTGGGGTTCAGGTGTGGGCAACCGACCTCTGGATCTCCGCCACCGACAATGCAGAGCGAATTCGGGGGGCGGCCCTTCAGGATCAGGTGTTTCCCATCCATGCGGACGCGCGCCACCTGCCGTTTGCCGACGAATTCTTTGATGCCATCCTCTGCATTGACGCGTTTGAATACTTCGGCACCGACGCCTCATTTCTGCCTTCCCTCATTCGGTATCTCAAACCAGGCCATCAGGTCGGCATCGTCAATGCGGGGGTGCAAACGGAACTGGACGAGTTGCCCGGAGAGTGGCCACCTGATTTTGCCGCCTTCCATACGCCGGCCTGGTGGCGCCGCCACTGGACGATGTCACGCACGGTGCAGGTGGAAAGAGCAGAGCAGATGCCAGGGGGCCGAGCGCTGTGGATGCAGTGGAATGAGGCTGTGGGGTCGGAAAACAGCTATCTGACGACAGAGGCTGGAGCGCACCTGGGCTTTCACCGGGTGGTGGCCCGGCGCACAGGCTAG
- a CDS encoding protease inhibitor I42 family protein, with amino-acid sequence MPIRMMTLFCAALLLLGISAAPPAPRTLSFTVGAAGQDIAVQPGDLLRFSLSAAAGTGYTWRALEVDPAFLTLVEKRTSSVVPAQGGVPVVGGPGPLTVYTYRVTAALKQGTTDLTVPLYFAHLPPGRAFTADVRLVQFNLVAR; translated from the coding sequence ATGCCCATTCGAATGATGACCCTTTTCTGCGCCGCCCTTCTGCTCCTGGGCATTTCGGCGGCTCCACCTGCGCCCCGCACCCTGAGTTTTACAGTGGGCGCTGCCGGACAGGACATTGCGGTGCAACCTGGAGACCTGCTGCGCTTTTCTCTTAGCGCGGCGGCCGGGACAGGCTATACCTGGCGGGCGCTGGAGGTGGACCCGGCCTTTCTGACCCTGGTGGAGAAACGCACATCCAGCGTGGTCCCCGCCCAAGGGGGCGTGCCCGTCGTTGGTGGGCCAGGGCCCCTCACGGTCTACACCTACCGGGTAACCGCGGCCCTCAAGCAGGGAACAACCGACCTCACTGTCCCCCTGTATTTCGCGCACCTCCCACCTGGCCGGGCCTTTACTGCCGATGTTCGACTGGTTCAGTTCAATCTCGTCGCGCGCTGA
- a CDS encoding M28 family metallopeptidase, with amino-acid sequence MFPRTRALPTRPAIAPWKILLPALVLLALGWWGYRWLTRPVNPPLQAAAQQGTVAGDWAALRTFGPRAPSTPGHARTLEWAAAHLTALGYRVTRQPFEVTVLEGLGAEVRVGGQVLRGHTLWGAQGGEQEARLVRIPPDATTATLERLQLLGQLAVTTCPAGRWAALADAVVDAGGLGLAIVNDCAQPPKPSRVDGTTLPLLELPAQDGAALLRQVGQTVMFTTRTRTRTVTASNLLAARVDSTPDVLFGAHLDSVPGSPGANDNASGVLAVLHLARQAAGTPLAERAWFVLFDDEETGINGSRLFAQQYSPSLRHTRAVLNLDMVGVAAQPLGVAAHEDLRALVRRVQPDVRLFEDEPVSTRETFGRSLNLTGRSDHAAFKVLRIRTLFLHRGEDPAYHSPRDRILDPVLVEGAADLAKRLADAALEAPFTMREPCGITGRNCR; translated from the coding sequence ATGTTCCCCCGCACCCGCGCGCTGCCCACGCGGCCAGCGATTGCCCCCTGGAAAATCCTGCTGCCCGCGCTGGTGCTGCTGGCGCTGGGTTGGTGGGGCTACCGCTGGCTCACGCGGCCGGTTAATCCGCCGCTACAAGCTGCCGCGCAGCAGGGCACTGTGGCCGGCGACTGGGCGGCGCTGCGCACCTTTGGGCCGCGCGCGCCAAGCACGCCGGGCCATGCCCGCACGCTGGAGTGGGCGGCGGCGCACCTGACCGCCCTGGGCTACCGCGTGACCCGGCAGCCCTTTGAGGTCACGGTGTTAGAAGGCCTGGGCGCCGAGGTGCGTGTGGGCGGGCAGGTCCTGCGCGGCCACACGCTTTGGGGCGCGCAGGGCGGCGAGCAGGAGGCCCGGTTGGTGCGGATTCCGCCGGACGCCACCACAGCCACCCTGGAGCGCCTGCAGCTGCTGGGCCAGCTGGCCGTGACCACCTGCCCGGCCGGGCGCTGGGCGGCGCTGGCCGACGCTGTAGTGGACGCGGGCGGCCTGGGCCTGGCGATTGTCAATGACTGCGCGCAGCCGCCCAAGCCCAGCCGGGTGGACGGCACCACGCTGCCGCTGCTGGAACTGCCGGCCCAGGACGGCGCCGCGCTGCTGCGGCAGGTCGGGCAGACCGTGATGTTTACCACCCGCACGAGGACGCGCACCGTCACGGCGTCCAACCTGCTGGCCGCGCGGGTGGATTCCACGCCGGACGTGCTGTTCGGCGCGCACCTGGACAGCGTGCCGGGGAGCCCTGGCGCCAACGACAACGCCAGCGGCGTGCTGGCCGTGCTGCATCTGGCCCGGCAGGCGGCCGGCACCCCCCTGGCCGAGCGCGCCTGGTTTGTGCTGTTTGACGATGAGGAAACAGGCATTAACGGCAGCCGCCTGTTTGCGCAGCAGTACAGTCCGTCTCTGCGCCACACGCGCGCGGTGCTGAATCTGGACATGGTGGGGGTGGCGGCCCAGCCGCTGGGGGTCGCCGCCCACGAGGACCTGCGGGCGCTGGTGCGCCGGGTGCAGCCAGACGTGCGCCTGTTTGAGGACGAGCCGGTCAGCACCCGCGAGACCTTTGGCCGCAGCCTCAATCTCACTGGCCGCAGTGACCACGCCGCGTTCAAGGTCCTGAGGATTCGCACCCTGTTTTTGCACCGGGGCGAAGACCCTGCTTACCACTCCCCGCGCGACCGGATCCTGGACCCCGTGCTGGTAGAGGGGGCCGCAGACCTGGCCAAGCGTCTGGCCGACGCCGCGCTAGAAGCGCCGTTTACCATGCGCGAACCCTGTGGCATTACAGGCCGAAACTGCCGGTAG
- the lepA gene encoding translation elongation factor 4 — MNVRNFSIIAHVDHGKSTLADRILERLGAMSERDKRDQTLDTLELERERGITIKSTPVRLSYTRENGEQYTFNLIDTPGHVDFNYEVSRSLAACEGVLLLVDASQGVEAQTIVNAYLAIDNNLEIVPVVNKIDLPAADPEGAAQELEDVIGIPAKDAVFASGKAGLGIPEILEAIVERIPAPSGDPEAPLKALIFDSFYDAYQGVILFVRVLEGTLKAKHQILLMNAGKTFEVDKVGTFSPGLVVGQELSAGAVGWVAAGIKDIHDAQVGDTLTGKDVQTAEAFPGFKPAQPVVFSGLYPTDTEDYRKLRDALDKLKLNDAAFSFEPETSEALGFGFRCGFLGLLHAEIIQERLEREYDLDLIATAPAVVYRVTLTNGEIFETQNPAEFPTRDRITSVEEPYIKLSIMLPEEYVGTVMQLLQERRGSMITMNYVGKRVELLYEVPFGEILYDFHDRLKSISRGYASMDYEQIGYREGDLRKVDIMVNNEVIDALAVIVHETKTYSLGRKIVDKMADVIPRQMFPVPVQAVIGAKIIARATVKAFRKDVLAKCYGGDISRKKKLLEKQKKGRARMKQFGTVEVPQEAFLAVLSTEE; from the coding sequence GTGAATGTCAGGAATTTTTCCATTATCGCCCATGTGGACCACGGGAAATCGACCCTCGCGGACCGCATTCTGGAGCGGCTGGGCGCCATGTCCGAACGGGACAAGCGCGACCAGACCCTCGACACCTTAGAACTGGAACGCGAGCGCGGCATCACCATCAAGTCCACCCCGGTGCGGCTGTCCTATACCCGGGAGAACGGGGAGCAGTACACCTTCAACCTCATTGACACGCCGGGCCACGTGGACTTCAACTACGAGGTCTCGCGCAGCCTGGCCGCCTGCGAGGGCGTGCTGCTGCTGGTGGACGCCTCGCAGGGGGTTGAGGCGCAGACCATCGTGAACGCCTACCTGGCGATTGACAACAACCTCGAAATTGTGCCGGTGGTCAACAAGATTGACCTGCCCGCTGCCGACCCCGAAGGCGCCGCCCAGGAGCTGGAAGACGTGATTGGGATTCCCGCCAAGGACGCCGTGTTCGCCTCGGGCAAGGCGGGGCTGGGCATCCCCGAGATTCTGGAAGCCATCGTGGAGCGCATTCCAGCGCCCAGCGGCGACCCAGAGGCGCCCCTCAAGGCGCTGATTTTCGACTCGTTCTATGACGCCTATCAGGGCGTGATCCTGTTCGTGCGCGTGCTGGAAGGCACTTTGAAGGCCAAGCATCAGATTCTGCTGATGAACGCCGGCAAGACCTTCGAGGTGGACAAGGTGGGCACCTTCAGCCCTGGCCTGGTCGTGGGACAAGAACTCTCTGCGGGTGCAGTGGGCTGGGTGGCGGCCGGCATCAAAGACATCCACGACGCGCAGGTGGGCGACACCCTGACCGGCAAGGACGTGCAGACGGCCGAGGCCTTCCCCGGCTTCAAACCTGCGCAGCCGGTGGTGTTTAGCGGCCTCTACCCCACCGACACCGAGGACTACCGCAAGCTGCGGGACGCGCTGGACAAGCTCAAACTCAACGACGCGGCCTTTTCCTTCGAGCCGGAAACCAGTGAAGCGCTGGGCTTTGGGTTTCGCTGCGGCTTTCTGGGCCTGCTGCACGCCGAGATTATTCAGGAGCGCCTGGAGCGCGAATACGACCTGGACCTGATCGCCACCGCGCCCGCCGTGGTGTACCGCGTGACCCTGACCAACGGCGAGATCTTTGAGACCCAGAACCCGGCCGAGTTTCCCACCCGTGACCGCATCACCAGTGTCGAAGAGCCGTACATCAAGCTGAGCATCATGCTGCCCGAGGAGTACGTGGGCACCGTGATGCAGCTGCTGCAAGAGCGCCGGGGCTCCATGATCACCATGAACTATGTGGGCAAGCGCGTGGAGCTGCTGTACGAGGTGCCGTTCGGGGAAATCCTGTACGACTTCCACGACCGCCTCAAAAGCATCTCGCGCGGGTACGCCAGCATGGACTACGAGCAGATCGGCTACCGCGAAGGCGACCTGCGCAAGGTGGACATCATGGTAAACAACGAGGTCATTGACGCGCTGGCCGTCATTGTTCACGAGACCAAGACCTACAGCCTGGGCCGCAAGATTGTGGACAAGATGGCCGACGTGATTCCGCGCCAGATGTTCCCAGTGCCGGTGCAGGCCGTGATTGGGGCCAAGATCATTGCGCGCGCCACCGTCAAGGCCTTCCGCAAGGACGTGCTGGCCAAGTGTTACGGCGGCGACATCAGCCGCAAGAAGAAGCTGCTGGAAAAGCAGAAGAAGGGCCGCGCCCGCATGAAGCAGTTCGGCACCGTGGAGGTGCCCCAGGAAGCCTTCCTGGCCGTGCTGAGCACCGAAGAATAA